A portion of the Geoalkalibacter ferrihydriticus DSM 17813 genome contains these proteins:
- a CDS encoding IPT/TIG domain-containing protein, with amino-acid sequence MKNVLIVFYSLLLCAVWTTVAGALEIRSLSPSAGEPGARVAITGGPFPTDVEILFGSEILLPDQHENNRLVFTAPALPEGDYLVLARSAADTSPAGFTFRMVEPAPWIQGLSPTRMDECTHEDERQVVISGRYFQPGAQVLVNEAAVPVESVGAEEISFLLPPLPGGMHRVQVVSPSGKASLAHSLQVSNIPEIQSVTIGDDQVNYYEVIISGKNFQFNSRLLVNGEVIRGVSAMRPSTEFVQVIDCRTLHYTRYPVSREPRQVALQIVNPGGEQSAVFTATIP; translated from the coding sequence ATGAAGAATGTTCTGATTGTTTTCTACAGCCTGCTTCTTTGCGCCGTCTGGACAACCGTAGCAGGCGCCCTTGAAATCCGCTCCCTTTCGCCGTCGGCTGGAGAACCCGGCGCACGGGTCGCGATCACAGGCGGACCCTTTCCCACCGACGTCGAAATTCTCTTCGGCAGTGAGATTCTCCTGCCGGATCAACACGAGAACAATCGCCTGGTTTTTACCGCGCCGGCTCTGCCCGAAGGAGACTATCTGGTGTTGGCGCGCAGTGCCGCTGACACCTCGCCTGCCGGTTTTACGTTTCGTATGGTGGAGCCCGCTCCCTGGATTCAGGGCTTGAGTCCGACGCGCATGGACGAATGCACCCACGAGGACGAACGCCAGGTCGTGATCAGCGGCCGCTATTTCCAGCCCGGGGCTCAGGTTCTGGTGAACGAGGCAGCAGTTCCCGTGGAGTCGGTCGGGGCGGAGGAAATCTCCTTCCTTCTGCCCCCTCTGCCCGGCGGCATGCACCGGGTCCAGGTGGTCAGCCCCAGCGGCAAAGCGTCCCTTGCGCACAGCCTCCAGGTCAGCAACATTCCCGAAATCCAGTCCGTGACCATCGGTGATGACCAGGTCAACTACTACGAGGTGATCATCAGCGGAAAAAACTTCCAGTTCAATTCCCGGCTGCTGGTCAATGGTGAGGTGATTCGCGGAGTTTCCGCCATGCGTCCCAGCACCGAATTCGTTCAGGTCATCGACTGTCGCACCCTGCACTACACCCGCTACCCCGTCAGTCGCGAACCACGCCAGGTCGCTCTGCAGATCGTCAATCCAGGCGGTGAACAGAGCGCGGTTTTCACCGCGACCATCCCATAG
- the lptG gene encoding LPS export ABC transporter permease LptG, producing the protein MNLINRYILRRFFQVFGLSLAAFVGLYLLVDFFEKVDNLLEQRVPLEIYFVYFAAKVPLIAVQIAPMAVLMGAFMTIGGLSRTSELTALWAGGVSLLRIAAPLLGTAGLISLLILLLSELLVPLSVRTTNEIWETRVHGRPAVMYKLDRLWLREGDHIINVRLVQPEEDRLQGVSLFRFDEEFRLVERIEAPETQHTGEAWEAPEIQHFRFSPGGGQLLSAERLSNTSLPLSRGPENFRSARIESEELNFRQLKQRAAVLRSEGYDPRRFTVDMHNRLATPFATLIMAFLGIPFALQKGRNSRVALGVALTVAIGFSYHMLHAVSMAMGYAGLLPPPAAAWSVNILFLLFGTWLLLAERMN; encoded by the coding sequence GTGAATCTAATCAACCGCTACATCCTGCGCCGCTTCTTCCAGGTATTCGGCCTGTCCCTGGCGGCCTTCGTGGGCCTCTACCTGCTGGTCGATTTTTTCGAAAAAGTCGACAATCTTCTGGAACAGCGGGTCCCCCTGGAGATCTATTTCGTCTATTTCGCCGCAAAGGTTCCACTGATCGCGGTACAGATCGCGCCCATGGCGGTCCTCATGGGTGCCTTCATGACCATTGGCGGGCTCTCCCGCACCAGTGAGCTGACCGCCCTCTGGGCGGGCGGAGTCAGCCTGCTACGCATTGCCGCGCCACTCCTGGGCACTGCGGGGCTCATTTCCCTGCTCATTTTGCTGCTTAGCGAGTTGCTGGTGCCCCTGAGTGTCAGAACCACCAACGAAATATGGGAAACGCGCGTTCACGGCCGACCGGCCGTAATGTATAAACTTGATCGCCTGTGGCTGCGCGAGGGTGATCACATCATCAACGTGCGCCTGGTCCAGCCCGAGGAAGATCGGCTGCAAGGAGTCTCCCTGTTTCGGTTTGACGAAGAATTCCGCCTTGTCGAGCGCATCGAGGCCCCCGAGACCCAACATACCGGTGAAGCCTGGGAGGCTCCGGAAATTCAGCATTTTCGCTTTTCCCCGGGCGGTGGCCAATTACTCTCCGCCGAGCGCCTGAGCAATACCTCCCTGCCCCTGAGCAGAGGACCGGAGAATTTTCGCAGTGCGCGCATCGAATCCGAGGAACTCAATTTTCGACAACTTAAACAGCGCGCGGCGGTGCTGCGCAGCGAAGGTTACGATCCTCGTCGTTTCACCGTTGACATGCACAACCGATTGGCGACGCCTTTCGCCACCCTGATCATGGCTTTCCTCGGCATCCCCTTTGCCCTGCAAAAGGGACGCAACAGCCGCGTCGCCCTGGGTGTCGCACTGACCGTGGCCATCGGGTTCAGTTATCACATGCTGCATGCGGTCAGCATGGCTATGGGCTATGCCGGTTTGCTGCCACCACCGGCCGCGGCCTGGAGCGTCAACATCCTGTTTTTACTCTTCGGCACCTGGCTGCTTCTGGCCGAACGCATGAACTGA
- the lptF gene encoding LPS export ABC transporter permease LptF yields the protein MPFHKRHFYILRETLAPFLLGVMIFTFVLLMGRLLRLVELVLNKGVPLSDILKLFALLLPSFLVLTLPLAFLLAVLLGFGRLSADAEIVALKASGVSLYDMAKPVMVLAVAVSTLTALLTFYAQPQGKRAFRDQVFEIAHARATVGVEPRIFNDEFDGLVLYANSIDERSGVMQGLFISDERVGKEPAVILARSGRALSDEQAFTLTLRLQQGAIHRLLERRDESVYQIIDFDNYDIQLDLGQELRNFRERQKRESEMTLAELSRAIEQADEENRLKLLVERHQRLVMPLAPLLFALVGIPLGIQSQRSSRGGGFALALGVFLAYYLIFSFAETLGQEGLVPPVAAMWVPNLAFLAAGIALLRMTAQEKRLAVFDRLDEWGRRLATRWRTRRLR from the coding sequence ATGCCCTTCCACAAACGCCATTTTTATATTCTCAGGGAAACCCTCGCCCCCTTTCTTCTCGGGGTGATGATTTTTACCTTTGTCCTGCTGATGGGACGCCTATTGCGGCTGGTCGAACTGGTGCTGAACAAGGGTGTGCCCCTCTCCGACATCCTCAAGCTATTCGCGCTCCTACTTCCCTCTTTCCTTGTCTTGACCCTGCCTCTGGCCTTTTTACTAGCTGTTCTTCTCGGCTTCGGTCGTCTTTCGGCCGACGCCGAGATTGTCGCGCTCAAGGCTTCCGGAGTCAGTCTTTACGACATGGCCAAGCCTGTCATGGTGCTGGCGGTCGCAGTTTCAACCCTAACCGCCTTGCTGACTTTCTACGCCCAGCCTCAGGGCAAGCGGGCGTTTCGCGATCAGGTTTTCGAAATCGCCCACGCCCGTGCCACCGTTGGAGTGGAGCCCCGGATTTTCAATGATGAATTCGACGGGCTGGTGCTCTATGCCAACAGCATTGACGAGCGTAGCGGGGTGATGCAGGGTTTATTCATTTCCGACGAGCGTGTCGGCAAAGAACCGGCTGTCATCCTGGCACGCAGCGGTCGCGCCCTGTCCGATGAACAGGCCTTTACTCTGACCCTGCGTCTGCAGCAGGGGGCGATTCATCGTCTTCTTGAGCGCAGGGACGAGAGCGTCTACCAGATCATCGATTTTGACAACTATGACATCCAACTCGATCTTGGGCAGGAACTGCGCAATTTTCGCGAACGCCAAAAACGCGAGAGCGAAATGACACTGGCCGAACTAAGTCGGGCGATCGAACAGGCCGACGAAGAAAACCGCCTTAAATTGCTAGTGGAACGCCACCAACGTCTGGTCATGCCCCTGGCTCCCCTGCTCTTCGCGCTGGTGGGTATTCCACTAGGCATTCAGTCGCAACGCTCCAGCCGGGGAGGCGGCTTCGCTCTGGCCCTGGGCGTTTTTCTCGCCTATTACCTGATCTTCTCCTTTGCCGAAACACTGGGACAGGAAGGCCTGGTGCCGCCGGTCGCGGCCATGTGGGTGCCCAATCTGGCCTTTCTGGCTGCGGGCATTGCCCTGCTGCGCATGACGGCACAGGAAAAAAGGTTGGCCGTATTTGATCGCTTGGATGAATGGGGGCGGCGCCTGGCCACCCGCTGGCGCACCAGGAGGCTGCGGTGA
- the rpsB gene encoding 30S ribosomal protein S2, with translation MAQISMKQLLEAGVHFGHQTRRWNPKMKPYIFGARNGIYIIDLQKTVRYFKTAYSFLAETVKNGDKVLFVGTKKQAQDAIQEEALRGGQYFVNNRWLGGMLTNFVTIKGSIDRLKKIEAMAEDGTYDLLTKKEVLNLERERVKLERSLGGIKTMTKAPGALFVIDPKKEHIAVKEARKLGIPVVAVVDTNCDPDDIDYIIPGNDDAIRAIRLFTSRMADACAEGAQAREAMLRSEAEGADAGQEAADAEAVAAEVKAEPAAQA, from the coding sequence ATGGCCCAAATCAGTATGAAGCAGCTTCTTGAAGCCGGTGTGCATTTCGGACACCAAACGCGCCGCTGGAACCCCAAAATGAAGCCGTATATCTTCGGGGCGCGTAACGGCATCTACATTATCGATCTACAGAAGACCGTTCGCTATTTCAAAACCGCCTACAGCTTTCTTGCCGAAACCGTCAAGAACGGTGATAAGGTTTTGTTCGTCGGTACCAAAAAGCAGGCCCAGGATGCCATTCAGGAAGAGGCATTGCGTGGCGGCCAGTACTTTGTCAACAACCGCTGGCTCGGCGGTATGCTCACCAACTTCGTCACCATTAAGGGTAGCATCGATCGCCTCAAAAAGATTGAGGCGATGGCGGAAGACGGCACCTACGATCTATTGACTAAGAAAGAAGTGCTCAATCTCGAGCGCGAAAGAGTCAAGCTGGAAAGAAGTCTCGGCGGGATCAAGACCATGACCAAGGCGCCCGGAGCGCTGTTCGTGATCGATCCCAAAAAAGAGCACATTGCCGTCAAGGAAGCTCGCAAACTCGGTATCCCCGTGGTGGCTGTGGTCGACACCAACTGCGATCCTGACGATATCGACTATATCATCCCCGGCAACGATGACGCCATTCGCGCTATTCGCCTGTTTACCTCACGCATGGCCGATGCGTGCGCCGAAGGTGCGCAGGCCCGTGAAGCCATGCTGCGCAGCGAGGCCGAAGGCGCTGACGCCGGGCAGGAAGCCGCCGATGCTGAAGCCGTTGCTGCGGAAGTCAAGGCAGAGCCTGCTGCTCAGGCTTGA